One Dehalococcoidia bacterium genomic window carries:
- a CDS encoding S-adenosylmethionine decarboxylase has protein sequence MHLTVDGFGGDRELLSNESLVRSLLDRLPGEINMTKITEPHVFRYVGDKAEDWGISGFVLIAESHIAVHTFPERGLIWADVFSCKAFDGDGAVISLAQAFKLDSVRVETHERGLEYPHSIAEAKPVAMYERRLVTGALVGADSH, from the coding sequence ATGCACTTGACTGTTGACGGCTTCGGTGGGGACCGGGAGCTGTTGAGCAACGAGTCGTTGGTGCGCTCGCTCCTCGACCGGCTCCCCGGCGAGATCAACATGACCAAGATCACCGAGCCTCACGTCTTTCGCTATGTGGGCGACAAGGCGGAGGACTGGGGCATCTCGGGTTTCGTCCTGATCGCCGAAAGTCACATCGCCGTCCACACGTTCCCGGAGCGGGGCCTGATCTGGGCCGACGTCTTTTCGTGCAAGGCCTTCGACGGCGACGGCGCCGTGATCAGCCTCGCCCAGGCATTCAAGCTGGACTCGGTCAGGGTCGAGACGCACGAGCGCGGCCTGGAGTATCCGCACAGCATCGCCGAGGCGAAGCCCGTGGCGATGTATGAGCGGCGGCTTGTGACCGGCGCGCTGGTCGGCGCCGACTCCCACTAG
- a CDS encoding deoxyhypusine synthase family protein, with the protein MSEFLHTHVRPFEVRPGQTPSQLMHGLHGTSFQARNLGTATRIWKRMMEDEITIFLGIAGAMVPAGMRNVIRFLIENRMVDVIVSTGANMFHDVYETLGKPHWQTVPGGHDIDLGKHRINRFYDVLAPESDFADAEEFVVAFAQTLEENKPISTREYFRRLGEALIPMASEDGILTAAAKHGVPIYSPALGDSVHGLAIATGRVRSGHRLVFDIIGDVLETSHLALTAKGTGVIYIGGGTPKNFIQQAEVAAYIYARELPGHKYGIQVTMDQPQWGGLSGCTFEEAQSWRKIAPDADFVTVNVEASVAVPLIVSALADELGEKLRDRKLPELDFGSSTRGER; encoded by the coding sequence ATGTCAGAGTTCTTGCACACTCACGTCCGTCCCTTCGAGGTCCGGCCGGGGCAGACACCTTCGCAGCTCATGCACGGGCTGCACGGCACTTCCTTCCAGGCCCGCAACCTCGGCACCGCCACGCGCATCTGGAAGCGCATGATGGAGGACGAGATCACCATCTTCCTCGGCATCGCCGGGGCGATGGTCCCCGCCGGCATGCGCAACGTGATCCGGTTCCTCATCGAGAACCGGATGGTCGACGTCATCGTGAGCACGGGCGCGAACATGTTCCACGATGTCTACGAGACTCTCGGCAAGCCTCACTGGCAGACGGTGCCGGGAGGGCACGACATTGACCTCGGCAAGCACCGCATCAACCGCTTCTACGACGTCCTCGCGCCGGAGAGCGACTTCGCCGACGCCGAAGAGTTCGTCGTCGCCTTCGCGCAGACGCTGGAGGAGAACAAGCCGATCTCTACGCGCGAGTACTTCCGCCGTCTGGGCGAGGCCCTGATCCCGATGGCGAGCGAGGACGGCATCCTGACTGCCGCGGCAAAGCACGGCGTGCCGATCTACAGCCCTGCCCTCGGCGACAGCGTCCACGGCCTCGCCATCGCCACCGGGCGCGTGCGCAGCGGCCACCGCCTGGTGTTCGACATCATCGGCGACGTGCTCGAGACGTCGCACCTGGCGCTGACGGCGAAGGGTACGGGCGTGATTTACATCGGCGGCGGGACGCCGAAGAACTTCATCCAGCAGGCAGAGGTGGCGGCCTACATCTACGCCCGCGAGCTTCCCGGCCACAAGTACGGCATCCAGGTGACGATGGACCAGCCACAATGGGGCGGGCTCTCCGGCTGCACCTTCGAAGAAGCCCAGTCCTGGCGCAAGATCGCCCCGGATGCCGACTTCGTGACCGTGAACGTCGAGGCCTCCGTCGCGGTGCCGCTGATCGTGAGCGCGCTGGCGGACGAACTGGGTGAGAAGCTGCGCGACCGCAAGCTCCCCGAGCTGGACTTTGGCAGCAGCACCCGCGGCGAACGGTAG